One window of Medicago truncatula cultivar Jemalong A17 chromosome 2, MtrunA17r5.0-ANR, whole genome shotgun sequence genomic DNA carries:
- the LOC25486016 gene encoding receptor-like protein EIX2 isoform X1 yields MSSTFPPFVGSCRKVHGFKLPQTYFIYSMYSLTISGYVPYTRHIELVLKGRITEYLNQSPVHSIIDLSKNNLSGEIPEKIAQLIHLGALNLSWNQLTGNIPNNIGSLTNLESLDLSHNHISGSIPPSMASITFLSLLNLSYNNLSGQIPVANQFGTFNELSYVGNAGLCGHPLPTNCSSMLPGNGEQDRKHKDGVDGDDDNERLGLYASIAIGYITGFWIVCGSLVLKRSWRHAYFNFLYDMRDKLLYLMP; encoded by the coding sequence ATGTCATCTACCTTTCCTCCATTTGTTGGATCTTGCAGAAAAGTGCACGGTTTCAAACTGCCGCAAACATACTTTATTTATTCGATGTACTCACTCACCATTTCGGGATACGTACCATACACcaggcatatagagttggtccTAAAAGGAAGAATAACTGAATACTTAAACCAATCACCGGTGCATTCTATCATTGATCTCTCTAAGAATAATCTTTCTGGAGAGATACCAGAGAAGATAGCACAGTTGATTCACCTAGGTGCCCTGAATTTGTCTTGGAATCAGCTAACTGGGAACATACCCAACAACATTGGATCATTAACAAATTTAGAAAGTCTTGACCTTTCACACAACCATATTTCAGGTTCAATCCCTCCAAGCATGGCTTCCATTACATTTTTGAGCCTTTTGAACTTATCATACAACAACCTTTCTGGACAAATTCCAGTGGCTAATCAATTTGGCACCTTCAATGAGCTATCATATGTAGGCAATGCAGGACTTTGTGGCCATCCTTTGCCGACTAATTGCTCATCAATGTTACCTGGAAATGGAGAACAAGACAGAAAACATAAAGATGGTGTTGATGGAGATGATGACAATGAAAGATTGGGATTGTATGCAAGCATAGCTATCGGGTATATAACTGGTTTCTGGATTGTGTGTGGAAGCTTGGTGTTAAAGAGGTCTTGGAGACAtgcatatttcaattttttgtatgACATGAGAGATAAACTTCTTTATCTGATGCCatag